One stretch of Aquimarina sp. Aq107 DNA includes these proteins:
- a CDS encoding exodeoxyribonuclease V subunit beta, translated as MKSPYPFTIYNAAAGAGKTYTLVKSYLIALFTGEYKDAYKNILAITFTNKAVSEMKTRVLENLVGLSNVKLSSKYQSLLDDIIRETGLEEQIIKKKADRILKSILHNYAAFDIVTIDTFTHRVIRTFARDLGIPMNFEIEMDTESLIEESVDAIIAKVGEDKELTRTIIDFALSKLEDDKNWDITVELNKIARLLFSENDRMHLDNLSDKTAEDFKGLKTTLASRISEDKKSIILGSKEVLNQIKENGIEHKDFTRGSIPAHFKKLEQGDTNIDFKASWKQNIQSASFYGVKLDVAKKESIDAIRSLIEQVFLDTKQKILTIKLYENIIKNLIPLSVLNIINKELQNIKKERSILLISEFNKIISEAIQDQPAPFIYERLGERYRDYFIDEFQDTSELQWNNMIPLIDNAISSETLSGKRGQLTIVGDAKQAIYRWRGGKAEQFIDLSLDQNPFSIEEKQVLNLPRNYRSHQEIIRFNNDLFTFLSNDFSNDLHKKLYLLGNNQEYNDKKEGYVKLSFIEAKNATEENELYPEKVYDSVLELKEKGYLLNEMCILTRKQKEGALIADFLTEKGLSIISSETLLLKNDPKVCFVVDMLTWFVYPDELLSKTRILNFITEEFFISEQHHFLSKLVFTNKREFCDQLKLLGIDFSFHQLDIKPFYEAVEYIVSSFKLTEASPAYVQFLLDVIFAYTQKNAEGVVGFLSYWEHKKEKLSIIAPEGEEAIQIMTIHKSKGLEFPCVIYPYANIDIYREIEPKTWLPVSKNGFNGFEEVFINYNKQLSEYGAKAEQIVQEHQSQLELDTFNLLYVALTRAEEQLYVISKAEINRKGETNFNKFSGKLINYLKHIGRWNNEQLLYEFGNSKKPNADVVSDDSKTKNIVLSRLENSQKKYKVYVVTNSGKLWDTLQESAIEKGNVIHELMASIYTHKDLDSVVENALKTGLISHLDKESLHKELKMVLDHPELFKYFSDSNIVLNERDIISNGQIYRPDRVTIDSNGFASIIDYKTGEYSSSHAKQLEEYSMLLQKLGYKLGEKILVYFNTKITLKYI; from the coding sequence TTGAAATCTCCTTATCCCTTTACAATTTATAATGCAGCAGCAGGTGCTGGAAAAACCTATACATTAGTAAAGTCATATTTGATAGCACTATTTACTGGTGAGTATAAGGATGCTTATAAAAATATTTTGGCGATTACTTTTACAAACAAAGCTGTTAGCGAGATGAAAACTAGGGTTTTAGAAAATCTAGTTGGATTAAGTAACGTGAAACTATCATCAAAGTATCAATCTTTATTGGATGATATTATTCGAGAAACTGGTTTAGAGGAACAAATAATAAAGAAAAAAGCCGACAGAATTCTTAAAAGTATATTGCATAATTATGCAGCTTTTGATATTGTAACAATAGATACATTTACACATCGAGTAATAAGAACATTTGCCCGTGATCTGGGTATTCCAATGAATTTTGAAATAGAAATGGATACTGAATCACTAATTGAAGAATCAGTCGATGCTATTATAGCTAAAGTAGGAGAAGATAAAGAGCTTACAAGAACCATTATAGATTTTGCATTAAGTAAATTAGAAGATGATAAGAATTGGGATATTACTGTTGAGTTAAATAAAATAGCACGTCTATTATTTAGTGAAAATGATCGTATGCACTTGGATAATCTTTCTGATAAAACAGCAGAAGATTTTAAAGGTTTAAAAACGACGCTGGCTTCAAGAATTTCGGAGGATAAAAAGAGTATTATTTTAGGTTCTAAAGAAGTTTTGAATCAAATAAAAGAAAACGGAATAGAACATAAAGATTTTACTCGTGGATCAATTCCAGCTCATTTTAAAAAATTAGAACAGGGAGATACTAATATCGATTTTAAGGCTTCTTGGAAACAGAATATTCAATCAGCTTCATTTTATGGTGTTAAGTTGGATGTCGCTAAAAAAGAATCGATAGATGCAATACGTTCTTTGATCGAACAAGTTTTTTTAGATACGAAGCAAAAAATTCTTACCATAAAACTGTATGAAAATATTATTAAAAATTTAATTCCCCTTTCGGTATTGAATATTATTAATAAAGAACTTCAAAACATTAAAAAAGAAAGAAGTATTTTATTGATATCGGAGTTTAATAAAATCATCAGTGAAGCAATTCAAGACCAACCAGCGCCTTTTATATATGAGAGATTAGGCGAACGTTATCGGGATTATTTTATAGATGAGTTTCAGGATACCTCAGAACTCCAATGGAATAATATGATCCCTTTAATTGATAATGCAATATCTTCGGAAACATTAAGTGGTAAAAGAGGACAATTGACGATAGTAGGAGATGCCAAACAAGCTATTTATCGATGGAGAGGAGGAAAAGCAGAACAGTTTATTGACCTATCCTTGGATCAAAATCCATTTTCTATTGAAGAAAAACAGGTTCTGAATTTACCTAGAAATTATCGCAGTCATCAAGAAATTATTAGGTTTAATAATGATTTATTTACTTTTTTATCAAATGATTTTAGCAATGATTTACATAAGAAATTATATCTACTAGGAAATAATCAAGAGTACAATGATAAGAAAGAAGGATATGTAAAATTGTCTTTTATAGAAGCTAAAAATGCAACAGAAGAAAATGAGCTTTATCCAGAGAAAGTTTATGATTCGGTTTTAGAACTTAAGGAAAAAGGATATTTGTTAAATGAAATGTGTATCCTAACCAGAAAACAAAAGGAAGGAGCTTTGATTGCTGATTTTTTAACCGAAAAAGGGCTTTCGATTATTTCATCAGAAACTCTATTACTTAAAAATGATCCTAAAGTATGTTTTGTTGTCGATATGCTTACCTGGTTTGTGTATCCGGATGAATTATTGTCTAAAACAAGAATTTTAAATTTTATCACAGAGGAGTTTTTTATTTCAGAACAACATCATTTTTTGAGTAAATTAGTTTTTACAAATAAAAGAGAGTTTTGTGATCAACTTAAATTGCTAGGAATAGATTTTAGTTTTCATCAATTGGATATAAAGCCTTTTTATGAAGCCGTAGAATATATAGTAAGTAGTTTTAAACTTACGGAAGCATCACCAGCATATGTACAGTTTCTTTTAGATGTAATTTTTGCTTACACTCAAAAAAACGCTGAAGGTGTTGTAGGGTTCTTATCTTACTGGGAACATAAAAAAGAGAAACTAAGTATTATAGCTCCCGAAGGAGAAGAAGCAATTCAGATAATGACTATACACAAGTCTAAAGGATTAGAGTTTCCTTGTGTGATTTATCCATATGCTAATATTGATATTTATAGAGAGATAGAGCCAAAAACTTGGTTGCCAGTTTCTAAAAATGGTTTTAATGGGTTTGAAGAAGTATTTATAAATTATAACAAACAGTTATCAGAGTATGGAGCAAAGGCAGAACAGATTGTACAGGAACATCAATCTCAATTAGAGTTAGATACTTTTAATCTATTATACGTTGCTTTAACGAGAGCTGAAGAACAGTTATATGTTATTTCTAAAGCGGAAATTAACAGGAAAGGAGAAACAAATTTTAATAAATTTTCAGGAAAACTTATTAATTATTTAAAACATATTGGGAGATGGAATAATGAACAACTGTTGTATGAGTTTGGAAACTCTAAAAAACCAAATGCTGATGTTGTATCGGATGATTCTAAAACAAAAAACATTGTCCTTAGCAGATTGGAAAACTCTCAAAAGAAATATAAAGTATATGTAGTTACTAATTCAGGAAAACTATGGGATACGTTGCAGGAATCAGCTATAGAGAAGGGGAATGTAATCCACGAGTTAATGGCTTCTATTTATACCCATAAAGATTTAGATAGTGTGGTAGAAAATGCATTAAAAACTGGCTTGATAAGTCATTTAGATAAAGAATCACTTCATAAGGAGTTAAAAATG
- a CDS encoding superoxide dismutase produces MSFELPKLNYAFDALEPNIDARTMEIHHDKHHAGYTSKLNAAISGTDLDGKTIENILINLDMSNGAVRNNGGGFYNHSLFWEIMSPNGGGAPSGELADAINNAFGSFEAFKDAFSKAAATQFGSGWAWLCVLEGGKVEVCSTPNQDNPLMPGTGCGGTPILGLDVWEHAYYLNYQNRRPDYINAFFNVINWDEVSSRYAKGK; encoded by the coding sequence ATGTCATTCGAATTACCAAAATTAAACTATGCCTTTGATGCACTAGAACCTAATATAGACGCTCGTACCATGGAAATTCATCATGATAAGCATCATGCTGGATACACTAGTAAATTAAATGCGGCTATTTCTGGTACAGATTTAGACGGTAAGACTATAGAAAATATTCTGATAAACCTAGATATGTCTAATGGAGCTGTTAGAAATAATGGTGGTGGTTTTTATAACCACAGCTTATTTTGGGAAATCATGTCTCCAAATGGAGGAGGTGCTCCTTCTGGTGAACTAGCTGATGCAATCAATAATGCTTTTGGCTCTTTTGAAGCTTTTAAGGATGCTTTTTCTAAAGCTGCTGCAACTCAATTTGGTTCTGGATGGGCTTGGCTTTGTGTTCTAGAAGGCGGTAAAGTAGAAGTTTGCTCAACTCCAAATCAGGATAATCCATTAATGCCAGGTACTGGTTGTGGAGGTACTCCAATTTTAGGGTTAGATGTTTGGGAACATGCTTATTACTTAAATTATCAAAATCGCAGACCTGATTATATTAACGCTTTCTTTAACGTAATTAATTGGGATGAAGTTTCTAGCAGATATGCCAAGGGTAAATAA
- a CDS encoding amidophosphoribosyltransferase — MSDALKHECGIAFIRLLKPLEYYKEKYGSAFYGVNKMYLMMEKQHNRGQDGAGFSSIKLDTPPGERYISRVRSSDSQPIQHIFSQINDRINKELVEHPEYADDVDLQKKNIPYIGEVLLGHVRYGTFGKNSVESVHPFLRQNNWMHRNLIVAGNFNMTNNNVLFDNLVRLGQHPKDHVDTVTVMEKIGHFLDSEVAKLYKKLKKEGFSKVDASPQIVERLNVAKILKKSSRDWDGGYAMAGMLGHGDAFVLRDPAGIRPAYYYQDDEVVVVASERPVIQTVFNVPFDKVIELDPGKAIIVKKNGKTSISKIIEPLERKACSFERIYFSRGSDAEIYEERKKLGKLIMPQVLKEINHDTVNTVFSFIPNTAETSFYGMVEAAQDELNKQKNETILSEKDSLTDERLSEILSARLRTEKLAIKDAKLRTFITEDSSRDDLVAHVYDVTYGVVKSEDNLVIIDDSIVRGTTLKKSIIKMLDRLKPKKIIVVSSAPQIRYPDCYGIDMARLEGLIAFKASLALLKENGNYDLVEQVYEKCKAQENLADEDVQNFVKEIYEGFTDQEISDKIAELLSDETVNAEIKIIYQTVDNLHIACPKNLGDWYFTGDYPTIGGNRVVNKAFINFFEGKDERAY, encoded by the coding sequence ATGAGTGATGCCTTAAAACATGAATGCGGAATAGCATTTATTAGACTACTAAAACCATTAGAGTATTATAAGGAGAAATACGGAAGTGCATTTTATGGAGTAAATAAAATGTATCTGATGATGGAAAAGCAACATAATCGTGGACAAGATGGAGCCGGATTTTCAAGTATTAAATTAGATACACCTCCAGGTGAGAGATATATTAGTAGAGTTCGTTCGAGTGACTCTCAACCAATTCAGCATATATTCTCTCAGATTAATGACAGAATTAATAAAGAACTTGTCGAACATCCAGAGTATGCTGATGATGTTGATTTACAGAAAAAAAACATTCCATATATAGGAGAGGTTCTTTTAGGTCATGTCCGTTATGGAACTTTTGGAAAAAACAGTGTAGAAAGTGTTCATCCGTTTTTGAGACAAAATAATTGGATGCATCGTAATCTTATTGTTGCTGGAAATTTTAATATGACCAATAACAATGTTTTATTTGACAACCTAGTGCGACTAGGTCAGCATCCAAAAGATCACGTTGATACCGTTACCGTGATGGAGAAAATTGGACATTTTTTGGATTCTGAAGTAGCTAAATTATATAAGAAACTGAAGAAAGAAGGTTTTAGTAAAGTTGATGCATCTCCACAAATTGTAGAAAGATTAAACGTTGCCAAAATACTTAAAAAATCTTCAAGAGATTGGGATGGAGGATATGCAATGGCTGGAATGTTAGGACATGGAGATGCTTTTGTGCTTAGAGATCCTGCAGGAATAAGACCTGCTTATTATTATCAGGATGATGAGGTAGTTGTAGTAGCTTCAGAAAGACCAGTGATTCAAACGGTGTTTAATGTTCCTTTTGATAAAGTGATTGAATTGGATCCTGGAAAAGCCATTATTGTTAAAAAGAATGGAAAAACATCAATAAGTAAAATTATTGAACCTTTAGAAAGAAAAGCGTGTTCTTTTGAACGTATTTATTTTTCTAGAGGTAGTGATGCCGAAATTTATGAAGAAAGAAAAAAACTAGGTAAACTTATAATGCCACAGGTGTTAAAAGAAATTAATCACGATACAGTGAATACAGTATTTTCTTTTATTCCTAATACAGCAGAAACTTCCTTTTACGGAATGGTAGAGGCAGCTCAGGACGAGTTAAATAAACAAAAAAATGAAACAATACTTTCTGAAAAAGATTCATTAACCGATGAGCGTTTATCAGAAATACTTTCTGCTAGACTTAGAACAGAAAAATTAGCTATTAAAGATGCTAAACTAAGAACGTTTATTACCGAAGACAGCAGCAGAGATGATTTAGTGGCTCACGTATATGATGTTACATATGGTGTAGTAAAATCTGAAGATAATTTAGTGATCATAGATGATAGTATCGTAAGAGGTACCACACTAAAGAAGAGTATAATTAAGATGCTTGATAGACTGAAGCCAAAAAAGATTATTGTAGTTTCTTCTGCACCGCAGATTCGTTATCCGGATTGTTATGGAATTGATATGGCTAGACTAGAAGGGCTTATTGCCTTTAAAGCTTCATTAGCTTTATTAAAAGAGAATGGTAATTATGATTTAGTAGAACAGGTATATGAAAAGTGTAAAGCTCAGGAGAATCTAGCAGATGAAGATGTTCAGAATTTTGTAAAAGAAATATATGAAGGTTTTACTGATCAAGAAATAAGTGATAAGATCGCTGAATTATTAAGTGATGAAACTGTAAATGCAGAAATAAAAATTATTTATCAAACAGTTGACAATCTACATATTGCGTGCCCTAAGAATTTAGGAGATTGGTACTTTACAGGAGATTATCCTACTATAGGAGGTAATAGAGTAGTGAACAAAGCATTTATAAACTTTTTCGAAGGTAAAGATGAGCGAGCGTACTAA
- a CDS encoding PfkB family carbohydrate kinase — protein sequence MSKLLIVGSVAFDAIETPFGKTDKILGGAAPYIALSASNFNIPSAIVSVVGEDFPKDYFKTLEEKNIDTSAIKIVEGGKTFFWRGKYHNDLNSRDTLETQLNVLADFQPVVPDSYKDAEIVVLGNLNPLVQLSVLEQFEVKPKLAILDTMNFWMEDAFINDLHKVIAKVDVITINDEEARQLSGEYSLVKAARVIEKMGPKYVVIKKGEHGALLFHNGQIFFAPALPLEEVFDPTGAGDTFAGGFAGYLTKTGDLSFESMKKAIIHASNLASFCVEKFGTERMENLKREEVQKRLQQFKELTQFEIELS from the coding sequence ATGAGCAAATTATTGATAGTAGGTTCTGTTGCTTTTGATGCAATCGAGACGCCTTTTGGCAAAACAGATAAAATTTTAGGTGGAGCAGCACCTTATATCGCACTTTCGGCTTCTAACTTTAATATTCCATCAGCAATTGTTTCCGTTGTGGGAGAAGATTTTCCTAAAGACTATTTTAAAACACTAGAAGAAAAGAATATTGATACTTCTGCAATAAAAATTGTAGAAGGTGGAAAAACTTTTTTCTGGAGAGGTAAGTATCATAATGATTTAAACTCTAGAGATACATTAGAAACACAGCTTAATGTACTTGCAGATTTTCAGCCAGTTGTTCCGGATAGTTATAAAGATGCTGAGATTGTAGTATTAGGTAATTTAAATCCTTTAGTTCAGCTTAGTGTTCTTGAACAGTTTGAGGTAAAGCCAAAGTTAGCAATACTAGATACTATGAACTTTTGGATGGAGGATGCGTTTATTAATGATTTGCATAAAGTAATTGCCAAAGTAGATGTTATTACTATCAATGATGAAGAAGCAAGGCAGTTAAGTGGTGAATATTCTTTGGTTAAAGCAGCAAGAGTGATAGAAAAGATGGGGCCTAAATATGTGGTAATTAAAAAGGGAGAACACGGAGCGCTGTTATTTCATAATGGTCAAATTTTCTTTGCTCCTGCATTACCATTAGAAGAAGTTTTTGATCCAACTGGAGCCGGAGATACTTTTGCAGGAGGTTTTGCAGGGTATTTGACAAAAACGGGAGACCTTTCATTTGAGAGTATGAAGAAAGCAATTATTCACGCTTCTAATTTGGCTTCCTTTTGTGTAGAAAAATTTGGAACGGAAAGAATGGAGAATTTAAAACGGGAAGAAGTTCAGAAACGACTTCAACAATTTAAGGAACTTACGCAGTTTGAAATAGAATTGTCTTAA